TTAGCCTGATTCAAACCGTGCTAGTAGTTGTTATTACAATAGCGATCCTATTTGCTGTGTTAATTCTGGTATTTATTGCAACACTGATTTTTGGTGGTGGCTAGGCGATTGCCAATATCAATTAAGGACTTTCACGTGATGATTTGCAGCTTTTTAGAAATGCTAATTTTCGGAAATTAAAAACTAGCCTAGACTGGATTTAGATACATCTAGTCAATTGCAACCGAGATTTTCATGCCAGATACGCCAGTAAGTGATGGGCAAGCCCAGGTCACATCCCAGATAGCAACCCAGACAATTTTGATTGTTGATGATCACCGGATCAACTGCGATATCTTAAAGCGCACCCTGTCCCGGTGCGGATTGCAAACGCTGGTGGCGATGGATGGGGAAAGTGGGATTCAGCTAGCGATCGAGCGATCGCCCGACTTAATCTTGCTGGATGTGAGTATGCCGGGGATCGATGGGTTTGAAACCTGTGAGCGCCTCAAACAAGCACCCCAAACCGCTGAAATTCCAGTTATTTTTATGACTGGCCTATCGGATACCGAAGACAAGGTGAGGGGGTTTAATGTGGGGGCGGTGGATTATGTTACCAAGCCCTTTGAGCAAGAAGAGGTGATCGCCAGGATTAAAAGCCAGTTAAAAATCGGTGCACTGACCAAAGAATTGCTCGATTTGAATCAAAGCCTGGAAGAGAAGGTGATCAAGCGAACCGAGCAACTATCTCAAGCGCTCGATAATCTCAAGCAAACCCAGATTAGCCTGGTGCAAAAGGAAAAGATGTATGCCCTTGGTGAATTGATGGGTGGCTTGGCCCATGAAATCAGCAATCCGCTCAGTGTGATCGCGGGCAATGTGGATTATTTGTCTAAATATGGTAATGATTTGCTGGGCTTGCTGCGCCTCTATGAAAAGCATTTGCCGGATAATGTGCCGGAGATTGAGCAATATAATCAACAGATCGAAATTGACTATTTGCGGAAGGACTTTTTTGCGATCGTGGCGGCGATGGAGCGAGGCGCGGGTTCGATCGCCCAGTTAATTCGATCGCTCAAGCATTATCTGCGGCGCGACGATGCGGCGATGCAATTGATGAATATCCATGAGGTGCTCGAATCTACGCTGATGATTCTGCGGCATCGACTCAAGGCTTGCCCCACCCACCGCACGATTCAAATTATGCGGGAATATAAAAAATTGCCGCCGGTTTCTTGCTATCCTGCGCCGATCTCCCAGGTGTTCATGAGTCTGGTATCGAATGCGATCGATTCGATCGATGCCTCGGAGGAAATGTTCAGGCAGGAATATGGCATTGGTAGCGATTATGAGATGCCGCTGATTCGGATTGGTACGCAATGGATCGATGAAAAAATTAGAATCACGATCGCCGATAATGGGGCTGGCCTCACTGCCGAATCCCAACAACGCTTAGCAGAGCCACTATTTACGAATAAGCCAATCAGCAACGAACCAGAACTCAGCCTGGTGATTAGTCGCCACATCATTGAAGAGAAACATCATGGCTGGCTGGAATTTAGTTCTGAGCCAGGGCGGGGGCTGGAATTTGTGATTGAAATTCCCTTAACTTGATTTCAACAGTTATTGTTATCAAAACAATTTGAATTGTTGCATATGGTTAAGTTTGTTGTTAATTTATTCTACATTTGCGGTTGATAAATTAGTTGGATTCCAGGCTGTAACCTTTTGAGCATGAGTATTCTGGCCGATGCTGGCTATATTGTGAATACGCTAAAACTGATATAGTGCGTGATTAATGTCACAATCTTGCAGATACAGGTATCACAGGCAACCTCAATTGCGGGGAGAATACTGTAAGAGCACTCAGAAAAAATTAGATGTAAGTTAAGTACTTAGGAAGGGTTTTGAATCATGGCAATTATTACTGTTACGACGACACTTGATGTGATCGCGGCTGATGGCTTGACTAGCTTGCGCGAAGCGATCATCGAAGCCAATGCTAATGCGGATGCCGCTGACACCATTATTCTGGAGAGCGGTCTAACTTATGATCTGACTCTGGTTGGGGCTGGTGAGGATGCGGCCGCAACTGGCGATCTCGATATTGATTCAGTTGTAGCTGGTGCCAACATCACGATCGAAACCGATGGCGCTGCCCAAGCTACTGTCGATGCCACTGCCCTTGGCGACGATCGGATTTTGGATGTGCTCAATGCGGATGCGACGCTGAATATTGATAATTTGATTCTCACTGGTGGGAATGTGACCGCTGCTGGTGAAGATGGTGGCGCGATCGATTTGATCACTGGTGCTACGTTGAACGTGACCGACAGTGAGATCACTGGCAACACTGCTGCTGATAATGGTGGTGGGATCGCTGGTGATGCTGATAACACAATTACAATCACCAATTCGCTGATTACTGGTAATGAGGCTACTGGTAGTGATGGTGGTGGTGTTTATTTTGATGATAATGGTAATCTGACGGTTACCAATTCAACCGTTAGCAATAATACAGCTAATACCGATGGTGGTGGGATTCATTTTGATGCTGATGGTACCGCTACGATCACCAACTCGTTGATTACTGGTAATGAGGCTACTGGTAGTGATGGTGGTGGTGTTTACTTTGATGATAACGGTACGCTGACGCTCACTGATTCAACAGTAAGTAATAATACTGCTGGTGGTGATGATGGCGGTGGGATTCATTTTGATGCTGATGGTACCGCTACGATCACTGGCAGTACGATTACTGGTAACACCGCTAGTGACGATGGCGGTGGTTTTTATACCGATAATCGCGGTAATTTGACCCTCACTGATTCAACTATTAGTAATAATACTGCTACTGGTGATCAAGGTGGTGGTATTCACCTGGATAACGATAGCACCGCTACTATTTCTACCAGCACCATTTCTGGTAATTCCGCTGGTTCTGATGGTGGTGGCTCTTTCTTTGACAACAACAGCACCATTGATATCACCGATTCCACCTTCAGTGGCAATGAGGCGGGCGATGAAAGCGGTGCCCTGGAAGCAGATACTCCCACACTTACCATTTCTAATAGCACTTTCAGTGGCAATACTGCTGCTACTGCGGGTGGGGCAATCCAAATCGATGATGGTGGCACCGTAGATATCAGCCACACCACGATCGCCTTTAATACTGCTACTACCAATGCTGGTGGGATTGACCTCAATGACGCTACTATTACCCTGAATATTAACAATACGATCGTGGCTACGAATGAGGCACCAGTTGGCCCCGACATTGATAATACCGTTGGTGCCACAATTACCAGCGGTGGATTTAACATCATCGGTGACAATACTGATGTAGCAGCCGACTTCCCCGCTGGCATTCCCAACGCCAACGATGACTTCGTGGGCACCGCAATGGATCCGATCGATCCTGGCCTTTCTCCCCTGGCCGACAATGGTGGCCCAACTCAAACCCATGCGCTGGGCGATGGCTGTAGCCTGGCGATCAACAATGGCGATCCTAACTTCGTGGCTCCCCCTGACTTCGATCAGCGTGGTATGGGCTTCGATCGGGTCTTTGGTGGCCGGATTGATATCGGTGCGTTTGAACTGCAAAACTCTGCGGGCGTTCTGGTCTTTGGTAATACTTCCTTTGGTACGCCCGGCCCTGACACGATCGTCGGTGATGCCAACAACAACACAATCAATGGCAACGGTGGTGATGACAGCCTGTTCGGCAGTGATGGCATCGATCGGGTCAATGGTGGTTTAGGTAATGACTTCCTTGGTGGTGGCCTGGGCAATGACTTCCTCAACGGTGGGGCAGGCAACGACACGATGGATGGTGCTTGTGGCGGCACTGGCACTGGAGAATTCGATCGCCTCACTGGTGGTGGTGGTGCTGGTGCAGATACCTTTATCCTCGGCGCTAGCTTTGGTTCGTACTATCTCGGTAACGGTGATGCTGACTTTGCCTACATCTCTGATTTCAACTCTGGCGTGGATACGATCGTGCTGAATGGTGTGTTGGCCGACTATACGTTTGTGCCGAATACCACTTCCAATAATGTCACTGGTCAGGGCATCTTCAACGGTGGCGATCTGGTGGCGATCGTGCAGCAGCAAGCAATTAACACGGTCACTGATTTGGTGTTTGTCTAAGTTGGTCTAAGCCCGTTGTAAATGATGTGGTCTTGCTTATACCTATTTAGTTAGGCAAGCCATAGCCAAAAATTAACAAGAAGCGATCGCTTTACTTTACTTAAATTTAGTAGGGCGATCGTTTTTTATAGAACAGATTGATTGCTTCGCGCCTTGCCTTGCCGTTATTGACTAAAGACCAAATACAGGACTTCTATAAAAATTGGGTGTGAGCAGATGGAGTAACTTTCCAGAGACAAAGCTTAATTGATTAATTCTTCAGTAAGTTTAATTGTTATGGTTGACGATCGTTACACTACTCGAAGCCGATCGGCCAAATTCTTCGGGGGCATATTGCAGGTGGGCTTCAGCACCAGGCCATTTAAATTCACCCGGCGTTACCGATCGCACCAGGTAGTGCAGTTGATATACACCTGCCTCCAGATGATCGGCATAGGCAACTACCCGATCGCGGTGAATATTTTGATAGTTGATTTGCCAGCTATCATGGGCTGCTTGGAAATAGGGGTTAGCAGTCTGGAAACTGGTGTCGATCGCTTCAAGGCCAGCAGGCAATGGGTCACTAATCATCACATGATCGACTGGATGATCGGTAATAATATCCACGCCGATATCAAATACCTGGGCAGTTTTCAGAGCCACAGGATTTTCCAGCGTGGTTAAATCCAGCGTTGCGATCGCATTATTGGAGTTGTCCTGTTGATCAAGATCAGCATTGCTCAGCGGATAAACATGGCGGGTCACCCGCAAGCCATTGAATCGCCCTGGTTGCTCACCACTGAGTCGATAGCGATAGGCGGTGAGGTAGTGTAAAGTGCCAGCGCCAGTTTTACTGAGTACCAGGTTTTGTTCGCCTTGAGGTAGCTCAGCCATCGGTATTTCAAACTGGGTTTGGTTATCACGGTAACCCACAAACTGAGCCGTGCCAATTTGCTGCTCATCCAGGTTGGCGATCGCTACAAAATTTGGCGGCGTGGGCTCATTTCTGGCATAGGCTACCAATGCGGCCAGTGCCTTCGCATTTTCATAGTCATTCCGCCACAGACCATCGCGTCGCT
The sequence above is a segment of the Pseudanabaena sp. PCC 7367 genome. Coding sequences within it:
- a CDS encoding hybrid sensor histidine kinase/response regulator, producing the protein MPDTPVSDGQAQVTSQIATQTILIVDDHRINCDILKRTLSRCGLQTLVAMDGESGIQLAIERSPDLILLDVSMPGIDGFETCERLKQAPQTAEIPVIFMTGLSDTEDKVRGFNVGAVDYVTKPFEQEEVIARIKSQLKIGALTKELLDLNQSLEEKVIKRTEQLSQALDNLKQTQISLVQKEKMYALGELMGGLAHEISNPLSVIAGNVDYLSKYGNDLLGLLRLYEKHLPDNVPEIEQYNQQIEIDYLRKDFFAIVAAMERGAGSIAQLIRSLKHYLRRDDAAMQLMNIHEVLESTLMILRHRLKACPTHRTIQIMREYKKLPPVSCYPAPISQVFMSLVSNAIDSIDASEEMFRQEYGIGSDYEMPLIRIGTQWIDEKIRITIADNGAGLTAESQQRLAEPLFTNKPISNEPELSLVISRHIIEEKHHGWLEFSSEPGRGLEFVIEIPLT
- a CDS encoding beta strand repeat-containing protein; the protein is MAIITVTTTLDVIAADGLTSLREAIIEANANADAADTIILESGLTYDLTLVGAGEDAAATGDLDIDSVVAGANITIETDGAAQATVDATALGDDRILDVLNADATLNIDNLILTGGNVTAAGEDGGAIDLITGATLNVTDSEITGNTAADNGGGIAGDADNTITITNSLITGNEATGSDGGGVYFDDNGNLTVTNSTVSNNTANTDGGGIHFDADGTATITNSLITGNEATGSDGGGVYFDDNGTLTLTDSTVSNNTAGGDDGGGIHFDADGTATITGSTITGNTASDDGGGFYTDNRGNLTLTDSTISNNTATGDQGGGIHLDNDSTATISTSTISGNSAGSDGGGSFFDNNSTIDITDSTFSGNEAGDESGALEADTPTLTISNSTFSGNTAATAGGAIQIDDGGTVDISHTTIAFNTATTNAGGIDLNDATITLNINNTIVATNEAPVGPDIDNTVGATITSGGFNIIGDNTDVAADFPAGIPNANDDFVGTAMDPIDPGLSPLADNGGPTQTHALGDGCSLAINNGDPNFVAPPDFDQRGMGFDRVFGGRIDIGAFELQNSAGVLVFGNTSFGTPGPDTIVGDANNNTINGNGGDDSLFGSDGIDRVNGGLGNDFLGGGLGNDFLNGGAGNDTMDGACGGTGTGEFDRLTGGGGAGADTFILGASFGSYYLGNGDADFAYISDFNSGVDTIVLNGVLADYTFVPNTTSNNVTGQGIFNGGDLVAIVQQQAINTVTDLVFV